From the Nitrospiria bacterium genome, the window GGGCGGAGCGATTTTTCAAAGACCGAAATGTATTCCTCGTCCCCTTGGCCCGGCGATAACGGGCAGTTCAGCGTATAGCCTTCACCCGCGCGGCGGCCGTGTTCGTCCGCCCCCCCCGTTCCGGGATAAAGGGGAAACTGGTGAACGCTGAAGTAGAAGACGGTCGGGTCCTCTTCAAAGATATGCTGCGTCCCGTTTCCATGGTGGACGTCCCAGTCGATGATCATCACGCGGGAAACGCGATGCCGTTCCTGCAGGTAACGCGCCGCGACCGCAACGTTATTATAAAGACAGAACCCCATCGCTCGATTGGACTCGGCGTGATGTCCCGGGGGACGCACGGCGCAAAACGCGTTTTTAAACCGGCCGGACATGATCCCGTCCGCCGCCGTCAGCGTTCCTTCCACGGCCAGCAGCGCCGCGCGATACGACTCGGGAGACATCACCGTATCCGCGTCGATGCGGGCGAGTCCGGCGTCGGGCCGGAGGCGCTCGAGGCGGTTCAGATAATCGGGCCGGTGAACACGGGAAATCCAGTCCGCCAGGTCCGGCCTCGGCGGACCGGGACGAACGGCCGACAAGCGTTTCGTCAATCCCGTCTCATCCAATCGGTCGATAATGGCCTTCAAACGAACCGCCGATTCGGGATGATGGGGGCCGGTATCATGCAGAAGATAGTCGGGATGAAAGATCAGTCCGGTGGAATCCATAGCCGTATCCTAACACAGGATGACGGGCTGGGCAAGTTAAGGAGAAACGGCCGGCCGCGCTTGCTATCCGGCGCGGCCTTCAAACATGGCGGGATTTTTTTGAGCGGACTGGATCAACAGCCCTTCTCCGGTCCATCGTTTTTCAATTCCCACGGCGACTCGTGCAGCCATCGGGTCAGCTCATCGAGCGGATAAGCACCACGGCGTCGGACTCCTTATAACGATACCTCCGGGTCTCCCCTTTAAATCGGCGGGCGGGCACACATAACCCGGTCTCGTCCTTCCGCCTTGGCCCGATAGAGGGCCAGATCCGCGGCCCGCAAGAGATCCTCCGCGTTTGAGCCGTGATCCGGAAAAACGGCGACCCCCAAAGACAACGTGATGCCCTCTAATAACCGGTCGCGGTATTGCGGCTTCAACTGTCTGACCTCCTTGCAAACCGATTGGGCTCTCCGCAGCGTATCCTCCATGGAGGCCCCCGGCAAGATCAAGGTGAATTCCTCTCCACCGTAACGGCACGCGATGTCTCCCCTGCGGATTTTTTCATTGAAGAATCGGCCCAGCGCGCTTAAAACCACATCGCCCGCTTCATGTCCGTGAGTGTCGTTGTACCGCTTGAACCGGTCGATGTCGATCATGACCACTCCGATCGCTTGGCCGGCACGTTCGGCACGACAGACTTCCTTGACCATCATCTCTTCCAGAAAGCGCCGATTAAACAGTCCGGTCAGGGGATCGCGGATCGCCTGATTGCGCAATACATCTCGCAAAAGGATGTTCGAAAGCGCCAGCGCGATCTGCTCGGCCACGGTCGCCGCCAGCCGCTGCTGCGCTTTTTCCGGATGTTCCTTGCCGTCATTGCTTCCGCCGGGATCATCGGACTTCGACAGGGTTAAATGTAAAATACCCAGCACATCGTTTTGGGCCTGTATCGGGATGCAGAGGTAGCCCGTTGATAAGGGCTGTTTGACATGCGGACAAATAAGGCCGGAATCGGAA encodes:
- a CDS encoding histone deacetylase translates to MDSTGLIFHPDYLLHDTGPHHPESAVRLKAIIDRLDETGLTKRLSAVRPGPPRPDLADWISRVHRPDYLNRLERLRPDAGLARIDADTVMSPESYRAALLAVEGTLTAADGIMSGRFKNAFCAVRPPGHHAESNRAMGFCLYNNVAVAARYLQERHRVSRVMIIDWDVHHGNGTQHIFEEDPTVFYFSVHQFPLYPGTGGADEHGRRAGEGYTLNCPLSPGQGDEEYISVFEKSLRPAVEAFRPDFILISAGFDAHRADPLANMSVTEDGFGEMTRMVQGWARSFCQGRVLSCLEGGYHLDALARSVARHLTDLLEDEGA
- a CDS encoding sensor domain-containing diguanylate cyclase gives rise to the protein VILRSIRHLFPIESGALYMLMASRNLVERTVAWGSSPPEERLFPPQDCWALRKGQIHRVDDSDSGLICPHVKQPLSTGYLCIPIQAQNDVLGILHLTLSKSDDPGGSNDGKEHPEKAQQRLAATVAEQIALALSNILLRDVLRNQAIRDPLTGLFNRRFLEEMMVKEVCRAERAGQAIGVVMIDIDRFKRYNDTHGHEAGDVVLSALGRFFNEKIRRGDIACRYGGEEFTLILPGASMEDTLRRAQSVCKEVRQLKPQYRDRLLEGITLSLGVAVFPDHGSNAEDLLRAADLALYRAKAEGRDRVMCARPPI